In Acinetobacter piscicola, a single window of DNA contains:
- the znuC gene encoding zinc ABC transporter ATP-binding protein ZnuC, which yields MSAVLEQGLKPVTASLVQLQQINVRIDERDILKNVDFSLHEKEIVTLIGPNGAGKSTLIKVLLGIVKPNSGKIISPKKLKLAYVPQKFNPSHSLPLRVKDLLDLEKCDKTIKTEIIRDTGITKLKDSKVQQLSGGERQRVLLARALLRQPDVLVLDEPMQGLDIQSEAELYDYVRSLPERYGCSILIVSHDLQWVMQGTQRVVCLNKHICCSGLPENIQQHPEYQAIFGTNRVPYQHHHDHCAHGDSAKTCEHDARPHIHPEPEA from the coding sequence ATGTCAGCAGTGCTCGAACAAGGCTTAAAGCCAGTCACAGCTTCGCTTGTGCAATTACAACAGATCAATGTGCGGATTGATGAGCGTGATATTTTAAAAAATGTTGATTTTTCTTTACATGAAAAAGAAATTGTCACGCTGATTGGTCCCAATGGCGCAGGAAAATCAACCCTGATTAAGGTGCTATTGGGCATAGTAAAGCCCAACTCAGGTAAAATCATTAGCCCTAAAAAACTCAAACTGGCATATGTACCACAAAAATTCAATCCTTCGCATAGTTTACCACTACGTGTGAAAGATTTACTTGATCTCGAAAAATGCGACAAAACCATTAAAACCGAAATCATTCGAGATACAGGCATTACCAAACTAAAAGACTCAAAAGTACAGCAGCTTTCAGGTGGCGAACGTCAACGTGTGCTATTGGCACGGGCGTTATTACGCCAACCGGATGTTTTAGTGCTTGATGAACCTATGCAAGGCTTAGACATTCAGTCTGAAGCTGAACTCTATGATTATGTGCGCAGTTTGCCTGAACGCTATGGTTGTTCGATTTTAATCGTATCGCATGATTTACAATGGGTCATGCAAGGGACACAACGGGTCGTGTGTTTAAACAAACATATTTGCTGTAGTGGTTTACCTGAAAATATTCAACAACATCCTGAGTATCAAGCGATTTTCGGGACAAATCGTGTCCCATATCAACACCATCATGATCATTGTGCACACGGTGACTCTGCAAAAACCTGTGAACATGATGCTCGTCCCCACATTCACCCTGAACCGGAAGCCTAG
- a CDS encoding LysE family transporter, with amino-acid sequence MSYQVWFAYMLACWVISISPGAGAIASMSSGLSYGFRRGYWNALGLQLALIVQIGIVAAGVGVLFATTPWAFLLVKWFGVLYLLYLAYLQWNAPIQSIDIKAETQPKTIPMLILHGFLVNMSNPKAIVFLLAVLPQFLDLSKPQWIQYMIMAVTMITIDLIVMAGYTGLAAKVLRLLKSPKQQKYMNRTFAILFSCAAALLSLVHQ; translated from the coding sequence ATGTCTTATCAAGTCTGGTTTGCTTATATGTTGGCGTGCTGGGTGATCAGTATTTCCCCTGGTGCGGGCGCAATTGCATCGATGTCGAGTGGTTTAAGCTATGGTTTTCGCCGTGGTTATTGGAATGCTTTAGGCTTACAACTGGCATTAATTGTACAAATTGGCATTGTTGCAGCAGGGGTAGGGGTGTTATTTGCGACGACACCTTGGGCATTTTTATTGGTGAAATGGTTTGGAGTGTTGTATTTATTGTATTTGGCATATTTACAATGGAATGCACCCATTCAGTCGATCGATATTAAAGCCGAAACTCAGCCTAAAACGATTCCTATGCTCATTCTACATGGTTTCTTGGTGAATATGAGTAATCCTAAAGCCATTGTGTTTTTACTCGCAGTCTTGCCACAATTTTTAGATTTGTCTAAACCACAGTGGATTCAATATATGATTATGGCTGTCACCATGATTACGATTGATTTGATCGTGATGGCAGGTTATACAGGTTTAGCCGCTAAAGTACTACGATTATTGAAATCACCAAAACAACAAAAATATATGAATCGTACTTTTGCCATATTATTTAGTTGCGCCGCAGCTTTGTTGAGTTTGGTGCATCAGTGA
- a CDS encoding transcriptional repressor, giving the protein MNLCSHEHHDTLHGVHDHQNVKTRLIEAENICAAAGARLTPLRKEVLELILNSTGPVGAYDLLAKLKGSSERPAAPPTVYRTLDFLLEKGFIHRLTSINAYIPCCHPREGHQAAFLICSECHTVKEASAKGLIEQLDQLSDSDGFKAHHSIIEISGLCQQCSNKA; this is encoded by the coding sequence ATGAACCTATGTTCACACGAGCATCATGATACTTTACATGGCGTCCATGACCATCAAAATGTCAAAACTCGTCTAATAGAAGCAGAAAATATTTGTGCTGCTGCGGGTGCTCGTCTCACACCTCTACGAAAAGAAGTGCTAGAACTCATCTTAAATTCGACAGGTCCCGTGGGTGCGTATGACTTATTAGCAAAACTAAAAGGCTCATCTGAACGCCCTGCTGCCCCACCAACAGTGTATAGAACATTAGACTTTTTATTAGAAAAGGGTTTTATTCACCGTTTAACCTCTATCAATGCCTATATTCCGTGTTGCCACCCTCGTGAAGGACACCAAGCGGCTTTTTTGATTTGTTCTGAATGCCATACGGTGAAAGAGGCTTCTGCTAAAGGTCTGATTGAGCAACTTGATCAACTCTCAGATTCAGATGGATTTAAAGCACACCACAGTATTATCGAGATTTCAGGACTATGTCAGCAGTGCTCGAACAAGGCTTAA
- the znuB gene encoding zinc ABC transporter permease subunit ZnuB, with the protein MMEWLQLLLPAWIMGTLLVFLTAPLGCLMLWRRMSFFADTMAHGTLLGVALAAVLSLPLWIGVTFTAILLVAILWVLHDPRLPNDALLALCSATLLCSGLLLIQHLPALRPELLSYLFGDLLTIEWSDLPVFIGIIIAALAVLFHYWQAQIQIAIDPDIAVSEGVNAKWQRLIFMLLLALFTVLALRAVGSLLMGALLVIPALSARLVSHSPKQMVIAAFIIAQMGVTVGLWSSTGLNISTGLSIVLTMSIVFAMIFIIQKVKKIR; encoded by the coding sequence ATGATGGAATGGTTACAACTGCTATTACCAGCATGGATTATGGGCACACTTTTGGTTTTTCTAACAGCACCTTTGGGGTGTTTAATGTTGTGGCGCAGGATGTCTTTTTTTGCCGATACCATGGCACACGGCACGCTCTTAGGGGTGGCACTTGCAGCAGTGCTAAGTCTGCCTTTATGGATTGGTGTAACGTTTACCGCTATTTTATTAGTGGCAATTCTTTGGGTATTGCACGATCCTCGTTTACCCAATGATGCTTTGCTTGCGCTGTGCTCCGCAACTTTACTCTGTTCAGGCTTGTTGCTGATTCAGCACTTACCTGCCCTACGACCTGAATTATTGAGTTATCTATTTGGTGACCTACTCACCATTGAATGGTCAGATTTACCTGTATTTATTGGTATTATCATCGCAGCTTTGGCTGTTTTATTTCACTATTGGCAAGCGCAGATTCAAATTGCCATTGATCCTGATATTGCGGTCAGTGAAGGGGTTAATGCAAAATGGCAACGCCTAATTTTCATGTTGCTTTTGGCATTATTTACCGTTTTAGCATTACGTGCTGTGGGCTCTTTACTCATGGGTGCATTGTTGGTTATTCCTGCACTCAGTGCACGTCTCGTGTCACACTCTCCAAAACAAATGGTCATTGCTGCTTTTATCATTGCTCAAATGGGTGTGACTGTCGGTTTATGGTCAAGTACGGGTTTAAATATTTCCACAGGTTTAAGCATTGTTTTAACCATGTCGATTGTATTTGCCATGATCTTTATTATTCAAAAAGTTAAAAAAATCCGTTAA
- a CDS encoding Dyp-type peroxidase, with product MTAQSVILPLPSNHARFIVLNLKDLSIDALKEQLNALFSTRDRLITQHPEAEIKTSVAFGPALWTQLYSQTPTGFKQLEPIQGSFNMPVVPADVLIHIASARADLCFAMSQSFFDGIQDQVEVLDERVCFRYLDGRDLTGFIDGTENPQFPDDRDEVALLGEEAGIFAEGSFVFAQRYVHNLDSWKRLKVDAQENVIGRTKLESIELDDDVKPDNAHIARTVVEDDAGEELEILRHSLPYGDGQGEQGLFFIAYTKDLTRIDKMLVRMFGTSGDGIHDRLLHFVTPVDGAYFFAPNEDILEEILDTE from the coding sequence ATGACAGCCCAATCTGTAATTTTGCCTTTACCGTCAAATCATGCCCGCTTTATTGTTTTAAATTTAAAAGATCTGTCTATTGATGCTTTAAAAGAACAACTCAATGCGCTGTTTAGCACACGTGATCGTTTAATCACCCAGCATCCTGAAGCTGAAATTAAAACGTCTGTCGCATTTGGTCCCGCACTTTGGACACAGCTTTATTCTCAAACTCCGACAGGTTTTAAACAACTTGAACCGATTCAGGGTTCTTTCAACATGCCTGTAGTGCCTGCGGATGTCCTGATTCATATTGCTTCAGCACGTGCAGATTTATGTTTTGCAATGAGCCAATCATTTTTTGATGGCATCCAAGACCAAGTTGAAGTTTTGGACGAACGAGTGTGTTTCCGCTATTTAGATGGTCGTGATTTAACAGGTTTCATTGACGGTACTGAAAATCCACAATTCCCTGATGACCGTGACGAAGTCGCATTACTTGGTGAAGAAGCAGGTATTTTTGCTGAAGGCTCTTTTGTCTTTGCACAGCGCTATGTACATAATCTTGACAGCTGGAAACGCTTAAAAGTGGATGCCCAGGAAAACGTTATTGGACGTACCAAGCTCGAAAGTATTGAACTTGATGATGATGTTAAACCTGACAACGCCCACATTGCGCGTACGGTGGTTGAAGACGATGCTGGTGAAGAACTGGAAATTCTGCGTCATTCTCTACCCTATGGCGATGGTCAGGGTGAACAAGGCTTATTCTTTATTGCCTATACCAAAGACTTAACGCGTATTGATAAAATGCTCGTGCGTATGTTTGGTACAAGTGGCGATGGCATTCATGACCGTTTACTTCACTTTGTGACCCCAGTAGATGGCGCTTATTTCTTTGCCCCGAATGAAGACATACTCGAAGAAATTCTAGATACAGAATAA
- a CDS encoding NAD-dependent malic enzyme: MTTENLQVKKPLYTPYAGNTLLELPLLNKGSAFTEEERSQFNLYGLIPHVIETIEEQSQRSYQQYCDFNDAINKHIYLRNIQDTNETLFYHLIENHLSEMMPIIYTPTVGEACQRFSDIYRRHRGTFISYPDREHIDDILHNVNKKNVKVIVITDGERILGLGDQGIGGMGIPIGKLSLYTACGGISPAYTLPITLDVGTNNQQLLNDPIYLGWNQPRISGEEYYHFVDDVIAAIKRRWPKALIQFEDFAQKNAMPLLEKYRNQICCFNDDIQGTAAVSVGSLIAASRAAGKQLKDQKVAFLGAGSAGCGIAEQIVAQMVAEGLTDTEARARVFMVDRFGLITENQPNLLDFQRKLAQKPEEVAHWGNAEEVISLLDVVKNAKPTVLIGVSGQPGLFTEEIIRTLAANCEHPIVLPLSNPTSRVEAVPADIIEWTEGRALIATGSPFAPVNYQGQIFNISQCNNSYIFPGIGLGVVAVQATRVTDNMLMASSNALADCSPKLQDIHADLLPDLNELQKVSKIIAFKVAKAAIEDGVAPAISDEQLQENIEANFWKPEYRRYKRIPF; encoded by the coding sequence ATGACCACAGAAAACTTGCAAGTAAAGAAACCGTTATATACCCCTTATGCAGGGAACACTCTCCTTGAGCTTCCGCTTTTAAATAAAGGCTCGGCCTTTACGGAAGAAGAGCGTAGCCAATTTAATTTATATGGCTTGATTCCACATGTGATCGAAACCATCGAAGAACAAAGTCAACGCTCATATCAACAATATTGCGACTTTAATGACGCTATCAATAAACATATTTATCTTAGAAATATTCAAGACACCAATGAAACCTTGTTTTATCACCTGATTGAAAATCATCTCAGTGAAATGATGCCAATCATCTACACACCAACCGTTGGTGAAGCATGTCAGCGTTTCTCGGATATTTATCGCCGTCATCGTGGGACATTTATTTCCTACCCAGACCGTGAACATATCGATGATATTTTGCATAATGTGAATAAGAAAAATGTCAAAGTAATTGTCATTACCGATGGTGAACGTATTTTGGGATTAGGCGATCAGGGCATTGGTGGCATGGGTATCCCAATCGGAAAATTATCGCTCTATACCGCATGTGGTGGCATCAGTCCTGCATATACATTACCGATTACTTTAGACGTGGGGACGAACAATCAACAATTGTTAAATGATCCAATTTATCTCGGTTGGAATCAGCCTCGAATCAGCGGCGAAGAATATTATCATTTTGTTGATGATGTGATTGCGGCGATCAAGCGTCGTTGGCCAAAAGCATTAATTCAATTTGAAGACTTTGCACAAAAAAATGCGATGCCTTTACTGGAAAAATATCGGAATCAAATTTGCTGTTTTAATGATGATATTCAAGGGACAGCAGCAGTGTCAGTAGGCAGTCTCATTGCTGCAAGTCGTGCGGCAGGCAAACAACTGAAAGACCAAAAAGTGGCATTTTTAGGTGCAGGTTCAGCAGGTTGTGGTATTGCAGAACAAATTGTTGCACAAATGGTGGCAGAAGGTCTGACCGATACTGAAGCACGTGCACGTGTCTTTATGGTCGACCGTTTTGGTTTAATCACTGAAAATCAGCCGAACCTGTTAGATTTCCAACGTAAATTGGCACAAAAGCCTGAGGAAGTCGCGCATTGGGGCAATGCAGAAGAAGTCATTTCATTACTTGATGTAGTTAAAAATGCTAAACCAACGGTTCTTATTGGGGTGTCGGGACAACCAGGATTATTCACGGAAGAAATTATCCGAACTTTAGCTGCCAATTGCGAGCATCCGATTGTTTTACCATTATCAAACCCGACCTCTCGTGTAGAGGCTGTGCCTGCTGATATTATCGAATGGACAGAAGGGCGAGCTTTAATCGCAACAGGTAGTCCATTTGCACCTGTGAATTATCAAGGTCAAATCTTTAATATTTCACAATGTAATAACTCATACATTTTCCCTGGTATAGGGCTGGGCGTTGTTGCAGTACAAGCAACACGTGTCACAGATAATATGTTAATGGCTTCAAGTAATGCTTTGGCAGATTGTTCACCAAAATTACAAGATATTCATGCTGACTTATTGCCTGATTTGAACGAGCTACAAAAAGTTTCTAAGATCATTGCTTTTAAAGTAGCAAAAGCAGCGATCGAAGATGGTGTTGCACCTGCGATTAGTGATGAGCAATTACAAGAAAATATTGAAGCAAACTTTTGGAAACCTGAGTATCGTCGTTATAAACGTATACCATTTTAA